The segment CGAGGTTAAAGACGCCTGCAGCTTGGCCCAAGCCTGAGGAGCCCTGCTTTTGGTGGCCTCGATAAACAGCTGGGTCTGCTCCTTCAGCTGGTCTAGCTCTACCTGAGTTGCTTGGTTCTGACGAATCAACTCCTTGGTTTTCAAAGTGATCTCCAGCAAGCCAGACTTGTGCAGGACGACTAGGGTGTTCTGAAAGCGCCTGTGTTTGCTCTGCCGCTGCTCTGAGAAGATATCTGGGCTGCAGCACAGGTGCTCTGCGGCCCATAAAGGTGAGCTGTAATTAGCAGACAGGGGGGAAAGGGGGGAGCTGCTCTCTAACCCATGCAGAGTACTGTCTGAGGCGCAGACAGGACTGGCGGGGGAAGCAAAGGTCAGACTGGGAGCTTTAGCCACGTGGCTGCTGGACACCGGCTGAAGAGTTTGTGGACTTCCTCCTGCCACCAGAGAGGGCACCCCCTGCAGAGCTGAGTCCTCAGCAAGCTTGGCGCTGGGGGGCACTGGAGTCGGGGGACAGGGTGGCACAGCACCGCGCTTGGTCGGCTCTCCGGTACACGAGCTGGGCCCCAGTCTCTCGGTACacattttcttcctcattccACTTTCTGCTCTTTCCTTTGGGCCAAAGG is part of the Rhinolophus sinicus isolate RSC01 linkage group LG03, ASM3656204v1, whole genome shotgun sequence genome and harbors:
- the CIPC gene encoding CLOCK-interacting pacemaker isoform X4; its protein translation is MESEDMLSALGWSREERPRQDSKAASSAFPALPPMVVMKNVLVKQGSSSSQLQSWTVQPSFEVISAQPQLLLLHPPVPSPVSPRHAGEKKADARSYLPILNSYTKIAPHPGKRGLSFGPKERAESGMRKKMCTERLGPSSCTGEPTKRGAVPPCPPTPVPPSAKLAEDSALQGVPSLVAGGSPQTLQPVSSSHVAKAPSLTFASPASPVCASDSTLHGLESSSPLSPLSANYSSPLWAAEHLCCSPDIFSEQRQSKHRRFQNTLVVLHKSGLLEITLKTKELIRQNQATQVELDQLKEQTQLFIEATKSRAPQAWAKLQASLTSGSPHTGSDLEAFSDLPDI
- the CIPC gene encoding CLOCK-interacting pacemaker isoform X3 translates to MEKKNSSRGSPRRLLAKLGKGTEMKKVARQLGMAAAESDKDSGFSDGSSECLSSAEQMESEDMLSALGWSREERPRQDSKAASSAFPALPPMVVMKNVLVKQGSSSSQLQSWTVQPSFEVISAQPQLLLLHPPVPSPVSPRHAGEKKADARSYLPILNSYTKIAPHPGKRGLSFGPKERAESGMRKKMCTERLGPSSCTGEPTKRGAVPPCPPTPVPPSAKLAEDSALQGVPSLVAGGSPQTLQPVSSSHVAKAPSLTFASPASPVCASDSTLHGLESSSPLSPLSANYSSPLWAAEHLCCSPDIFSEQRQSKHRRFQNTLVVLHKSGLLEITLKTKELIRQNQATQVELDQLKEQTQLFIEATKSRAPQAWAKLQASLTSGSPHTGSDLEAFSDLPDI